A stretch of Mytilus edulis chromosome 11, xbMytEdul2.2, whole genome shotgun sequence DNA encodes these proteins:
- the LOC139496152 gene encoding ras-related protein Rab-35-like, translated as MPLTDSDCAATYKILVLGDTTVGKSSILRTLTGKDFVNKTLPTVGIDFVRRTFEVDGAVVKLNVWDTAGQQRFHSVTRKHYRGVQGIVLVYDITDRKSFTHLSFWVDSVNKGITNSKNQYDTVPIILVGNKSDLEKDRQIEEEEGKELATKILAFDFIETSAKKNENVFMMFKRLAQYVTETFDPKVMKSYHPYMLRPPEIMEEKRKQNDNSKKKKKKKKEKTNKQDNNKSKKDKLLTSPCTSTEHSNGHLLENEITNCEEHNPQQNGKIKKKSRGLKLTKRKLRIIKTTNKNKRKKKKKTLGFLWRKLFRRKQNSSKRESDSSYGHTSRHDHSCVIL; from the exons ATGCCATTAACTGATTCTGACTGTGCTGCCACCTATAAGATCCTAGTATTAGGGGATACAACTGTTGGAAAATCTTCTATATTAAGAACTTTAACGGGGAAAGATTTCGTCAATAAGACTCTCCCGACTGTTG GTATTGACTTTGTTCGAAGAACGTTTGAAGTGGATGGTGCCGTTGTCAAACTAAATGTATG ggaTACAGCTGGTCAACAGAGATTTCATTCCGTCACGAGGAAGCACTATAGAGGAGTACAG GGTATAGTATTAGTTTATGATATCACAGACAGGAAATCATTCACACATTTATCGTTTTGGGTCGACAGTGTAAACAAA gGAATAACCAATAGTAAGAATCAATATGACACCGTACCGATCATATTAGTGGGGAACAAATCTGATCtagaaaaagacagacaaatagAGGAAGAAGAAGGCAAAGAG cTAGCAACGAAAATACTGGCGTTTGACTTCATAGAAACCAGTGCCAAAAAGAATGAAAATGTGTTCATGATGTTTAAAAGACTGGCTCAGTATGTTACTGAAACGTTTGATCCTAAAGTG atgaAAAGTTATCATCCATACATGTTACGACCGCCAGAAATAATGGAAGAAAAGCGGAAGCAAAATGACAAttcgaaaaagaaaaagaagaaaaagaaagagaaaacgAACAAACAAGATAACAATAAATCGAAAAAAGATAAGTTATTGACATCTCCATGTACATCAACAGAACATTCAAATGGCCATCTCCTAGAAAATGAAATCACAAACTGTGAGGAACATAACCCACAACAAAAtgggaaaataaagaaaaaatctcgAGGACTCAAATTAACAAAGAGAAAATTACGAATCATTAAaactacaaataaaaataaaaggaaaaagaagaaaaagacacTAGGATTCCTTTGGCGGAAACTTTTCAGGCGGAAACAAAATAGTTCTAAGAGAGAAAGTGACAGCAGTTACGGCCACACATCAAGACATGATCATAGTTGTGTTATATTGTGA